In Paenibacillus phoenicis, one genomic interval encodes:
- a CDS encoding phBC6A51 family helix-turn-helix protein, translating into MPKRGRPASPLDERHYRAIELLTTVPTPNLEEIAQACGVSRRQLYTWRQRKDFTRELEKVKRRKTEAHRRWVKAKIKYVMTAQDIEETFRMCGLIA; encoded by the coding sequence ATGCCGAAGCGGGGCCGGCCGGCATCACCGCTTGATGAGCGCCATTACCGCGCGATAGAACTGCTTACGACAGTACCGACGCCGAACCTCGAAGAGATTGCGCAAGCTTGCGGAGTGAGTCGACGCCAACTTTATACGTGGAGACAGCGCAAGGACTTTACGCGTGAGCTCGAAAAGGTTAAGCGCAGGAAAACGGAAGCTCATCGGCGTTGGGTTAAAGCGAAGATTAAATACGTGATGACCGCGCAGGATATCGAGGAGACGTTTCGCATGTGCGGATTGATTGCGTAA
- a CDS encoding peptide-binding protein: MVAKKRRLWSILLILSLVGILFAGCSTNNTASNTPTPTENNTTPENTTEPETEPTADEPVDGGTIVLSTFSDIVTLNPIFIGDTSSGDVEQFLFAKLYDIDREGNVVVEPWSLAAEPPQISEDGLTYTVKLKDTAKWNDGQPVTADDIVFTFDTIRNPETGSPAISSFDKVESVTKVDDLTVNIKLKQIYAPFLYTLVTDLVPYHILKDVPVKELQQHPYGTDPSKTVTNGPWKWTEWKQGESHTLDLDPNYWGAQKPHIHQVIYKIYADQNTQVQALLKGDADHVSAIPVTQVEAVKANKDINVIQKPGPTYEYVGFNFDPKNFPDNYGLFQSQKTRQAIAYAINRQGMVDNVLKGVGALMNAPFLPDTWADPKDAAVNYNYDTEKAKQLLAEDGWVPGKDGILEKDGHRFSFELQYNAGNSRREQVAAIIQQNLSDVGIEVTPKGIDFAAWIDQNVNPGKYQAILLAWSLNNPDPDAESIYSSKYFPPAGQNTGWYKNEKLDQLWVDGYSTVDQTERQAIYKELAKEISTDLPYVFLYQYGNAIGTGPRVHWKEEDRPEPSLGYGYYFHLINWWVTE, encoded by the coding sequence ATGGTGGCAAAGAAGAGAAGATTATGGTCCATCTTACTTATTTTATCCCTCGTAGGTATTTTGTTTGCAGGCTGCAGTACCAATAACACAGCTTCCAACACGCCGACTCCGACAGAGAACAACACAACTCCAGAGAATACAACGGAACCGGAAACAGAACCAACGGCAGATGAGCCGGTGGATGGTGGTACGATTGTGCTTTCAACATTTTCGGATATTGTTACTTTAAATCCTATTTTTATTGGTGATACTTCTTCCGGAGATGTGGAGCAGTTCCTTTTCGCCAAGCTGTACGATATTGACCGTGAAGGGAATGTGGTTGTTGAGCCTTGGTCTTTGGCCGCCGAGCCACCGCAAATTTCTGAGGACGGTTTAACGTATACCGTGAAACTGAAGGATACCGCAAAATGGAATGACGGGCAGCCGGTAACGGCCGACGACATCGTATTTACGTTTGATACGATTCGCAACCCAGAAACGGGTTCCCCAGCGATCAGTTCCTTCGATAAGGTAGAGAGCGTCACGAAAGTGGATGATTTGACGGTTAACATTAAGTTGAAACAAATCTACGCTCCGTTCTTATACACGCTGGTAACTGACTTGGTTCCTTATCATATCCTGAAGGATGTTCCTGTGAAGGAGCTTCAACAACACCCGTATGGTACGGATCCATCCAAAACCGTAACGAACGGACCTTGGAAGTGGACGGAATGGAAACAAGGCGAAAGCCACACATTGGATCTGGATCCAAACTACTGGGGTGCACAGAAGCCGCATATCCATCAAGTCATCTATAAAATCTACGCTGACCAAAATACCCAAGTCCAAGCCTTGTTGAAAGGCGACGCAGACCATGTCAGCGCGATTCCGGTCACACAAGTTGAGGCCGTAAAAGCGAACAAGGATATTAATGTTATTCAAAAACCAGGTCCGACTTACGAATACGTCGGGTTTAACTTCGATCCGAAGAACTTCCCGGACAATTACGGACTGTTCCAAAGTCAAAAGACAAGACAGGCGATTGCCTACGCGATTAACCGTCAAGGGATGGTTGACAATGTCTTGAAAGGCGTCGGTGCGCTGATGAACGCTCCGTTCCTGCCGGACACTTGGGCAGATCCGAAGGATGCCGCTGTCAATTATAACTATGACACTGAGAAAGCAAAACAATTACTGGCAGAAGACGGTTGGGTTCCAGGCAAAGACGGGATCCTCGAGAAAGATGGTCACCGCTTCTCCTTCGAACTGCAATATAACGCCGGCAACAGCCGCCGTGAACAAGTGGCTGCGATTATCCAACAAAACTTGAGTGATGTTGGTATCGAAGTCACGCCAAAAGGCATCGACTTTGCTGCATGGATCGATCAGAACGTAAACCCAGGTAAATATCAAGCCATTTTGTTGGCATGGTCCCTGAACAATCCGGATCCGGATGCAGAAAGCATTTATTCCTCGAAGTACTTCCCGCCGGCAGGGCAAAACACCGGCTGGTACAAGAACGAAAAGCTCGACCAATTGTGGGTAGACGGCTACTCCACGGTCGATCAAACGGAACGTCAAGCGATCTATAAGGAACTGGCGAAGGAAATTTCTACAGACTTGCCATATGTATTCCTTTATCAATATGGTAACGCCATCGGTACCGGTCCGAGAGTTCATTGGAAAGAAGAAGACCGTCCGGAGCCATCGTTGGGATACGGATACTACTTCCATCTGATCAACTGGTGGGTAACGGAATAA
- a CDS encoding YjzC family protein: MGEQTEYEEGMRAPNPGVYVEVGEARSFHTQIQNPKRIKLKKGDKFPETSNKNRKWKKEEKARVH, encoded by the coding sequence ATGGGTGAACAAACAGAATATGAAGAAGGCATGCGCGCTCCAAACCCAGGGGTATATGTGGAGGTTGGTGAGGCGCGGAGCTTTCATACGCAAATTCAAAATCCAAAGCGAATTAAGTTGAAAAAGGGCGATAAATTCCCTGAGACGTCCAACAAGAACCGCAAGTGGAAAAAAGAAGAGAAAGCCCGCGTCCATTAA
- a CDS encoding ABC transporter ATP-binding protein has translation MTTETVNVEVKQPGGLKSEEVLVDIRGIKKYFPIHKGLLSRVVGQVKAVDDVSLAIRQGETFGLVGESGCGKSTLGRVILRLQGATEGEVIYQGRDIHSLRGQELRKLREEMQIIFQDPFGSLNPRFLVKDIIGEPLRVHRNLTAKQVDARVVELMELVGLDASRRNRYPHEFSGGQRQRIGIARAIALNPKFIVADEAVSALDVSVQSQVINLLMKLQRELGLTFLFIAHGLNVVRHISDRVGVMYLGKLVEVGETETLFASPLHPYTAALLSAIPKPVPGQKRERIVLQGDVPSPANPPSGCRFHTRCPFAQEQCSKVEPPLIEAAPGRQVACHFPLQPGTVLA, from the coding sequence ATGACGACGGAAACGGTAAATGTTGAGGTCAAGCAACCGGGCGGTTTGAAGTCCGAAGAGGTTTTAGTAGATATCCGCGGGATTAAGAAGTATTTTCCGATTCATAAAGGCCTGCTCAGCCGGGTCGTTGGTCAAGTGAAAGCGGTGGATGATGTATCCTTAGCGATTCGCCAAGGAGAAACCTTCGGGCTCGTCGGCGAATCCGGCTGCGGCAAATCGACGTTGGGGCGCGTTATTCTTCGCTTGCAAGGCGCCACGGAAGGGGAAGTCATCTACCAGGGGCGGGATATTCATTCTTTGCGGGGGCAAGAGCTCCGGAAGCTTCGGGAAGAGATGCAGATTATTTTCCAGGATCCGTTTGGTTCCTTAAACCCTCGTTTTCTAGTGAAGGATATCATCGGCGAGCCTTTACGTGTCCACCGCAACCTCACTGCCAAGCAAGTGGATGCTAGAGTTGTTGAACTGATGGAGCTGGTAGGGCTGGACGCCAGCCGGCGCAATCGCTATCCGCATGAATTTTCCGGCGGTCAGCGGCAACGGATCGGTATTGCCCGGGCAATAGCGCTGAACCCGAAGTTTATCGTAGCGGATGAGGCGGTATCGGCGTTGGACGTGTCCGTGCAATCACAGGTAATTAACCTGTTGATGAAGCTGCAGCGTGAGCTAGGATTGACGTTCCTCTTTATCGCCCACGGCCTGAACGTCGTTCGGCACATCTCCGATCGGGTCGGAGTCATGTATTTGGGTAAGCTGGTAGAGGTCGGAGAGACGGAGACGTTATTCGCTTCGCCGCTGCATCCGTATACGGCTGCCTTACTGTCGGCCATTCCAAAGCCGGTGCCTGGGCAGAAGCGGGAACGGATTGTGCTGCAGGGGGATGTTCCTTCTCCGGCGAACCCGCCTTCCGGCTGCCGCTTCCACACCCGCTGTCCGTTTGCCCAGGAGCAATGCTCCAAGGTGGAACCGCCATTGATTGAGGCGGCTCCCGGACGTCAGGTGGCTTGTCATTTCCCGCTGCAACCGGGGACCGTATTGGCCTAA
- a CDS encoding ABC transporter permease has product MTEYLIRRLLQSVLVIFLITVVTFLLIHAAPGGPTQMMLAPGLSPEAFEQQRQNLGLDKPLPVQYLRWVGDLLQGDLGYTFKNHLPVGDLLWPRIGNTFILMGSAWLLTLIIALPWGIYNSTKEYGLSDQTASFISYLGFAMPTFWFGILLQQWFSLGLDWLPLSDMHSRGKEDSLVDLFMHLVLPVTVLSLGFLASYIKYARASMLEVLEMDYIRTARAKGVKERKVVFRHALRNALIPIITILGLDLPLLVGGAALTENVFNWPGMGRLYVEMATAREYSVLMAITIVTSVMVILGSLLADILYAIVDPRVKLGGKGTKAA; this is encoded by the coding sequence ATGACAGAATATCTGATCCGTCGCTTGTTGCAATCGGTCTTGGTAATTTTCTTGATTACCGTCGTGACGTTTTTGCTGATCCATGCCGCTCCGGGGGGACCGACCCAAATGATGCTTGCACCGGGGTTATCTCCGGAGGCATTCGAGCAGCAAAGACAGAATCTCGGTCTGGATAAACCCTTGCCGGTTCAATATCTCCGGTGGGTTGGGGACTTGCTGCAGGGTGACTTAGGGTACACATTCAAAAACCATTTGCCAGTTGGGGATTTGCTGTGGCCCCGCATCGGAAATACGTTCATTTTAATGGGCTCTGCTTGGTTGTTAACCTTGATTATCGCGCTCCCTTGGGGCATTTATAACAGTACGAAAGAATATGGATTATCTGATCAGACGGCATCCTTTATTTCTTATTTAGGTTTTGCTATGCCAACCTTCTGGTTCGGTATTCTTTTGCAACAATGGTTCTCGTTGGGCCTCGATTGGCTGCCTCTATCGGACATGCACTCTAGGGGGAAAGAAGACAGTCTTGTCGACCTATTCATGCATCTGGTGCTTCCGGTCACCGTATTGTCGTTAGGTTTCCTTGCTTCTTATATTAAATATGCCCGCGCAAGTATGTTGGAGGTCCTCGAAATGGATTACATCCGCACGGCTCGGGCGAAGGGTGTTAAGGAAAGAAAGGTCGTGTTCCGACACGCTTTACGTAATGCGCTTATTCCGATCATCACCATTTTAGGACTGGATTTACCGCTGCTCGTCGGCGGCGCTGCTCTTACGGAGAACGTATTTAACTGGCCGGGGATGGGGCGCCTCTATGTCGAGATGGCTACGGCGCGGGAATACTCCGTTCTAATGGCGATTACGATCGTTACTTCGGTTATGGTTATCCTCGGAAGCTTACTCGCGGATATTCTGTATGCGATCGTAGACCCGCGGGTTAAATTGGGTGGAAAGGGGACGAAAGCAGCATGA
- a CDS encoding CBS domain-containing protein: MNIAFFLLPKNDVVTMTLDSTLRQTLERMEYHRYTAVPIIDHDGVYVGTVTEGDLLWHMKNSNGKINFETASKFLLKDVPLKMDIKPVRIDADMEDLINLAKVQNFVPVVDDRCRFIGIVRRSQIIEYCEKFVTRNTAQTQ; encoded by the coding sequence ATGAATATAGCGTTTTTTCTACTTCCGAAAAATGACGTGGTCACCATGACGCTGGATTCCACGTTACGGCAGACGCTGGAGCGCATGGAGTATCACCGTTATACGGCCGTGCCAATCATCGATCACGATGGGGTGTACGTCGGTACGGTAACGGAAGGCGATTTGTTATGGCACATGAAAAATTCGAACGGCAAGATTAATTTTGAGACCGCTTCAAAGTTTCTCCTGAAGGACGTGCCGCTGAAGATGGACATCAAGCCGGTGCGGATTGATGCCGACATGGAGGATTTGATTAATCTTGCGAAGGTGCAGAACTTCGTACCGGTCGTCGATGACCGGTGCCGGTTTATTGGGATCGTGCGGCGCAGTCAGATCATCGAATATTGCGAGAAGTTCGTGACCCGCAATACGGCACAAACCCAATAA
- a CDS encoding ABC transporter ATP-binding protein — protein sequence MAEKLLEIRKLTAGFLTENGVVKATDRISLSIDKGQTVCLVGESGSGKSVTSLAIMRLIDYAGGTIMEGSIKFRGQDLAAKKQEEMRQIRGNQIAMIFQDPMSALNPVFTVGDQIAESLRLHQNKNADEAWSMAVNLLKLVGIPAPEIRAKQYPHELSGGMCQRVVIAIALACNPELLIADEPTTALDVTVQAQILDLLRKLQAELGMSILLITHDMGVAAEMADRVAVMYAGAIVEEGPVEDIFNQPSHPYTSGLLQSIPGFEGERGGELYTIQGTIPPIGQLPSGCRFHPRCPHATEVCRQKEPPEFMVGADHRASCWLYEDKPVSKSDDHSSRDEVKLA from the coding sequence ATGGCGGAGAAACTTCTCGAAATCCGGAAACTGACGGCGGGCTTCTTAACGGAAAATGGGGTCGTCAAAGCGACGGACCGGATCTCGTTATCCATAGACAAGGGACAGACGGTTTGCTTGGTTGGTGAATCGGGAAGCGGAAAGAGCGTCACCTCGCTCGCCATCATGCGGCTGATCGATTACGCCGGCGGAACGATCATGGAGGGCAGCATTAAGTTTCGCGGCCAGGACTTAGCCGCTAAGAAACAGGAAGAGATGCGGCAGATTCGCGGCAACCAAATTGCGATGATCTTTCAGGACCCTATGTCAGCGTTAAACCCGGTATTTACGGTAGGGGACCAGATTGCCGAAAGCTTGCGGCTGCATCAGAACAAGAACGCCGATGAGGCTTGGAGCATGGCCGTTAACCTGCTGAAGCTCGTGGGGATTCCTGCCCCGGAAATTCGCGCTAAGCAATACCCGCACGAATTGTCGGGCGGGATGTGCCAACGGGTCGTCATTGCCATCGCCTTAGCCTGCAATCCGGAGCTGCTGATTGCCGACGAACCAACCACTGCGCTGGATGTGACGGTACAGGCGCAAATCCTTGATTTGTTGCGGAAGCTGCAGGCCGAACTTGGCATGTCCATTCTGCTAATTACCCATGACATGGGCGTAGCTGCAGAAATGGCAGATCGGGTCGCTGTCATGTATGCGGGGGCGATCGTCGAGGAGGGGCCGGTGGAGGATATCTTTAATCAGCCTAGCCACCCGTACACTTCGGGGCTGCTTCAATCGATCCCGGGATTTGAAGGGGAACGGGGAGGCGAGCTGTACACGATCCAAGGGACGATACCGCCGATCGGTCAACTGCCTTCCGGCTGCCGGTTTCACCCCCGCTGCCCGCATGCGACGGAAGTTTGCCGGCAGAAGGAACCGCCAGAGTTTATGGTCGGAGCAGATCATCGCGCGTCCTGCTGGCTTTATGAGGATAAGCCAGTAAGCAAGAGCGATGACCACAGCAGCAGAGATGAGGTGAAACTCGCATGA
- the rpsF gene encoding 30S ribosomal protein S6 gives MRKYEVMYIIRPDVEQEAVQATVEKFQGIIQNGGEITKHEVLGKRRLAYEINKVRDGIYVLVNFTAAPEVVAELERILKISDEVIRYLITKDVA, from the coding sequence ATGCGCAAATACGAAGTGATGTACATTATTCGTCCTGACGTTGAACAAGAAGCTGTTCAAGCTACAGTCGAAAAATTCCAAGGCATCATCCAAAACGGTGGTGAAATTACCAAACATGAAGTTTTGGGCAAACGCCGGCTTGCGTATGAGATTAACAAGGTTCGTGATGGAATTTACGTTCTCGTGAATTTCACCGCTGCTCCAGAAGTTGTTGCTGAGCTGGAACGCATCTTGAAGATTTCCGACGAGGTTATCCGTTATCTCATTACGAAAGACGTAGCCTAA
- a CDS encoding LCP family protein, producing MIERRSRQKMKSKNKRKKIAWIVLIILLVAGAGGYLFRKPLAVMAFDLFLSGKVEETLERSYSPLEGEETRPVEPAEEKMKPFSTLLLGVDQRNNEPARSDTMIYAVVRPEDAKVLLISIPRDTYTEIVGKGDEDKINHAYAFGGEKMAKDTVENFIGYPVDYYAAVNFQGVRDIVDALGGVELPITKDIVNKQADHEKFTIKANKPLYDGTEALNFVRYREDSDFNRTKRHQVFLNAMVNRMLKLNQVTKIPELINLMGDNFKTDLPPSQIIELSKKVLLGDASPQISGFTIMGEGMRINGVYYDKANEEDVDFAKEMIDNWLNPDTEASDLILPESRDAEKADTEQNGDQGTAANTSKNE from the coding sequence ATGATCGAACGTCGAAGTAGGCAGAAGATGAAATCAAAGAATAAACGCAAGAAAATCGCATGGATTGTGCTCATAATCCTGTTGGTGGCGGGAGCAGGGGGATATTTGTTCCGCAAACCGCTTGCTGTGATGGCCTTTGACTTGTTCTTGTCAGGCAAAGTCGAGGAGACGTTGGAACGCTCGTATTCCCCGCTGGAAGGGGAAGAGACCCGTCCGGTGGAGCCGGCGGAAGAGAAGATGAAGCCGTTCAGCACCCTGCTGCTGGGCGTGGATCAACGGAATAACGAGCCTGCCCGTTCCGATACGATGATCTATGCGGTGGTGCGCCCGGAGGATGCCAAGGTGTTGTTGATTTCTATTCCGCGCGATACCTACACCGAGATCGTTGGCAAGGGTGATGAAGACAAGATTAATCATGCGTATGCTTTTGGCGGGGAGAAGATGGCTAAGGATACGGTGGAGAATTTCATCGGCTATCCGGTTGATTACTATGCGGCTGTTAACTTCCAAGGGGTGCGTGACATTGTGGACGCGCTGGGCGGCGTAGAGCTGCCGATTACCAAGGATATCGTGAATAAACAAGCGGATCATGAGAAGTTTACGATTAAGGCGAATAAACCGTTGTACGACGGTACGGAGGCGCTCAACTTCGTACGTTACCGCGAAGACAGTGATTTTAACCGAACGAAACGGCATCAGGTGTTTCTGAATGCCATGGTTAATCGGATGTTAAAGCTGAACCAAGTGACAAAAATCCCTGAATTAATCAACCTGATGGGTGATAATTTTAAGACCGACCTGCCGCCTAGCCAAATTATCGAATTGTCCAAGAAGGTCCTGTTGGGAGATGCTTCTCCGCAAATTAGCGGCTTTACGATTATGGGCGAAGGCATGCGGATCAATGGGGTTTATTATGATAAAGCGAATGAAGAGGATGTCGATTTCGCCAAAGAGATGATCGACAACTGGCTAAACCCGGATACGGAGGCATCCGATTTGATTCTGCCGGAATCCCGTGATGCGGAGAAGGCGGATACGGAGCAAAACGGCGATCAAGGAACGGCGGCAAACACGAGCAAGAATGAGTGA
- a CDS encoding ABC transporter permease: protein MSDLKVTISPGASPNVPTPEPNHALDPRNAVDALSAKKPLGPWGLLWRKFSHNPYAMTGLVLLLIFILAAIFAPWLTKYDPAKIDLMYPNLPAGTDGHLLGTDELGRDVFTRLLYSARISLIIGFSVALASVVIGSIIGALSGYFGGWVDTVFMRIVDVMNSVPTLFLNILVLAIFGSDMKYMIMILAFTSWMSIARLVRGNFLQLREMQYVEAARAIGVSNTGIIFRHLLRNSTFPIIVNATLMVGSAILSESALSYLGLGIQPPATSWGLMLSNAQEFMLVDKMQAVYPGLCILIVVLAVNFIGDGIRDALDPRQNLNKSRRRLAKWRRNFSKSGN, encoded by the coding sequence ATGAGTGATCTAAAGGTGACGATATCGCCAGGAGCGTCTCCCAACGTGCCAACTCCTGAGCCAAATCATGCGCTGGACCCCCGAAACGCGGTAGATGCACTTTCTGCCAAGAAGCCGCTTGGTCCTTGGGGGTTATTATGGAGAAAGTTTTCGCATAATCCCTACGCAATGACGGGATTAGTGTTGTTACTGATCTTTATTTTGGCTGCGATTTTTGCGCCTTGGCTTACCAAGTATGATCCGGCAAAGATCGATTTGATGTACCCGAATCTGCCGGCAGGGACCGATGGGCATCTGTTGGGCACGGATGAATTAGGTCGTGACGTTTTCACAAGGCTGCTGTACAGTGCAAGAATTTCCTTAATCATTGGTTTTTCCGTCGCTTTGGCTTCGGTTGTGATCGGGTCGATTATCGGCGCGCTATCCGGCTATTTCGGCGGATGGGTCGATACGGTCTTCATGCGGATCGTCGACGTGATGAACTCGGTACCTACGTTGTTCCTGAACATCTTGGTACTCGCGATTTTCGGATCAGACATGAAATATATGATTATGATATTGGCCTTCACCAGCTGGATGAGTATCGCACGGTTGGTGCGCGGGAACTTCCTTCAATTACGGGAAATGCAGTATGTTGAAGCCGCGCGTGCTATCGGGGTATCCAATACAGGCATTATTTTCCGTCATTTATTGCGAAACTCTACGTTTCCGATTATCGTGAACGCTACCTTGATGGTCGGTTCGGCGATTTTGAGCGAATCGGCGCTGTCTTACCTTGGCTTAGGCATCCAGCCGCCGGCGACAAGCTGGGGATTGATGTTAAGCAATGCGCAAGAATTTATGCTCGTTGATAAAATGCAGGCAGTTTATCCCGGCTTATGCATCTTGATCGTCGTTCTTGCGGTGAATTTCATCGGGGACGGCATCCGCGATGCGCTGGATCCAAGACAGAATCTGAATAAATCCCGGAGGAGGCTGGCAAAATGGCGGAGAAACTTCTCGAAATCCGGAAACTGA
- a CDS encoding MazG-like family protein: protein MQREMDVAKRAKVIEWLKTEVVDHVSRLFKALWEGSTTRVTDSLASLIVSSYILGRRLGVSYRDMDDSILEKLRKHKQEGHQLEDWYQDISTLEEHMSKR from the coding sequence ATGCAAAGGGAAATGGATGTAGCCAAACGTGCCAAAGTGATTGAATGGCTCAAAACGGAAGTAGTCGATCACGTATCCCGTTTGTTTAAAGCATTATGGGAAGGCAGCACGACACGGGTAACGGACAGTCTTGCCAGCCTGATCGTCAGCAGTTATATTTTGGGGCGGAGACTAGGTGTTTCCTATCGGGATATGGATGACAGCATCTTGGAGAAACTGAGAAAACATAAGCAGGAGGGTCACCAGCTCGAGGATTGGTATCAAGATATTTCTACCCTGGAAGAACATATGTCTAAGAGGTGA
- the rpsR gene encoding 30S ribosomal protein S18, whose product MSFKQREGGDDKRPARRGGRNKRRKVCYFTVNKITHIDYKDTELLKKFISERGKILPRRVTGTSAKYQRLLTIAIKRSRQIALLPYTTE is encoded by the coding sequence ATGAGCTTCAAGCAAAGAGAAGGCGGAGACGACAAAAGACCGGCTCGCCGCGGCGGACGCAACAAACGTCGTAAAGTGTGCTACTTCACTGTGAATAAAATTACTCACATTGACTATAAAGATACGGAGCTGTTGAAGAAATTCATCAGCGAACGCGGCAAAATTTTGCCTCGCCGTGTAACTGGCACCAGCGCGAAATACCAACGCCTTTTGACGATTGCAATCAAACGCTCCCGTCAAATCGCATTGCTTCCATACACAACGGAATAA
- the ssb gene encoding single-stranded DNA-binding protein gives MLNRVILIGRLTRDPELRYTPAGVAVTQFTLAVDRPFTSQGGEREADFIPVVTWRQLAETCANYLRKGRLTAVEGRIQVRNYENNEGKRVYVTEVIADNVRFLESNREGGAGGGGTREESPFGGGSSRGGGFSRSNQNDPFSDDGKPIDISDDDLPF, from the coding sequence TTGTTGAACCGTGTCATTCTCATCGGACGTCTTACCCGGGATCCGGAGCTACGATATACGCCAGCTGGCGTAGCGGTAACTCAGTTTACGCTTGCTGTGGACAGACCGTTCACCTCGCAAGGGGGCGAACGTGAGGCGGATTTCATCCCGGTTGTCACCTGGAGACAGCTTGCCGAGACTTGCGCTAACTATTTGCGTAAAGGGCGGTTAACGGCTGTTGAAGGACGTATTCAAGTACGGAACTACGAAAATAACGAAGGCAAGCGTGTATACGTAACCGAAGTTATTGCCGATAATGTCCGTTTCTTGGAATCGAACCGCGAGGGCGGTGCAGGTGGCGGCGGTACGCGGGAAGAGTCACCGTTCGGAGGCGGCAGCAGCCGTGGCGGCGGATTCTCGCGCAGCAATCAGAACGATCCTTTCTCCGACGACGGGAAACCGATCGATATATCGGATGACGATTTGCCATTTTAA